A genomic segment from Montipora foliosa isolate CH-2021 chromosome 9, ASM3666993v2, whole genome shotgun sequence encodes:
- the LOC137971423 gene encoding uncharacterized protein: MEPDAAVELFNRAPTQGVKFSIYTGDDDSTTEAHTRQKVAYDVEKFSDIIHMKRFLTTRFYNLSQNAKFDNCSPPSQKVINHLVKCFSYAIAQNKGDSKGIQAALRCIVPHAFGDYCNCAVTWCGFKTDPASYKHKELPYGKDLHGEKLQSALNNIFKDYCTDAVAEKLAPMTNSQRNETLNSVVGSKNPKIRFYGGSDSNDFRISQQPKATGIARYVHNSFSQF, encoded by the coding sequence ATGGAGCCTGATGCAGCAGTTGAATTGTTTAATAGAGCTCCAACTCAAGGTgtaaagttttcaatttacacagGTGATGATGACTCCACAACAGAGGCACACACACGTCAAAAAGTTGCTtatgatgttgaaaaattcagtgACATAATTCACATGAAAAGATTCCTTACCACACGTTTTTACAACCTcagtcaaaatgcaaaatttgacaaTTGTTCCCCTCCATCTCAAAAAGTGATCAATCATTTAGTGAAGTGCTTTTCATATGCTATTGCCCAAAATAAGGGTGATTCAAAGGGAATTCAGGCGGCACTTAGGTGCATCGTTCCCCATGCGTTTGGAGACTATTGTAACTGTGCAGTTACTTGGTGTGGGTTCAAAACTGACCCAGCGTCCTACAAGCATAAAGAACTGCCCTACGGAAAAGATCTACATGGGGAAAAGTTGCAGTCAGCTTTGAATAACATCTTCAAAGATTACTGCACTGATGCTGTAGCAGAGAAGCTTGCACCCATGACAAACTCCCAAAGGAATGAGACTCTGAACAGTGTTGTAGGatccaaaaatccaaaaataagatTCTATGGTGGCAGCGATAGTAACGATTTCCGTATCAGTCAGCAACCTAAAGCCACAGGTATAGCTCGATACGTTCACAACAGCTTCAGTCAGTTCTAG
- the LOC137969775 gene encoding tetratricopeptide repeat protein 28-like: protein MVDRKLDVLERHMQELSATRKEGDRQGKGLAYFNLGRYYQGTADFNQAITNYTEALAIFKEVGFRAGEGRAYGNLGNAYDSLGNFKQAIEYHHQHLSIAKEVGDRAGEGAAYGNLGNAYQSLGNFKQAIEYHHQRLSIAKEVGDRAGEGKAYCNLGNAYQSLGNFKQAIEYHHQHLSIAKEVGDRAGEGKAYCNLGNAYQSLGNFKQAIEYHHQDLSIAKEVGDRAGEGAAYGNLGNAYDSLGNFKQAIEYHHQHLSIVKEVGDRAGEGKAYCNLGNAYQSLGNYKQAIEYHQQDLSIAKEVGDRAGEGAAYGNLGNAYQSLGNFKQAIEYHHQDLSIAKEVGDRAGEGAAYGNLGNAYDSLGNFKQAIEYQHQDLSIAKEVGDRAAEGAAYGNLGNAYQSLGNFKQAIEYHHQHLSIAKEVGDRAGEGAAYGNLGNAYDSLGNFKQAMEYHHQRLSIAKEVGDRAGEGEAYCNLGNAYRSLGNFKQAIEYHHQDLTIAKEAGDRAGEGAAYGNLGNAFQSLGNFKQAIEYHHQDLSIAKEVGDRAGEGKAYCNLGNAYHSLGTFKQAIEYHHQDLSIAKEVGNRAGEGAAYGNLGNAYQSLGNFKQAIEYHHQCLSIVKEVGDRAGEGRAYGNLGNAYDSLGNYKQAMEYYHQALSICKETEDPIGLAVACYHIGLVHEFFGSLSKALNYYRLSIYYFDEVRRLLWSEDAWKISFRDTKGFAYAALWTALLRNGEVDEALYAAEQGRAQALADILKMQYSVDEKSTMKVTISLVMKDLPTQTVFTALEGNTISYWFLRDDIGINFRRKKIENGSAKSLMKSTFKQINAGTVVRCENRSLDRQCSDFSSSREAVEETVQSLSFSVHSLQPLHDVLVSPIADLIQGDDLVFVPDGHFCLAPFSAMSDSVRIRAIPSLTALKLITMAPDNFQSNNEALLVGDPCLSEVTYGTGEPMYGQLPCAKKEVDVIGELLQTVPLTGKDATKAEVLKRMKSVALIHIAAHGDDGSGEIALAPNPERTSQLPEEEDYMLLLSDVQAVRLQARLVVLSCCHSGQGEVKSEGIVGIARAFLCAGARSVLVSLWAIDDEATFMFMKSFYQHLADRKSASTALHHAMKSLQETKNYSAIKYWAPFVLIGDDVTFEFGELEHEKNETMCKT, encoded by the exons ATGGTGGATAGAAAGTTAGACGTTTTGGAGCGGCATATGCAAGAGCTTAGTGCTACAAGAAAGGAGGGAGACAGACAAGGCAAGGGtttggcttatttcaatctTGGTAGATACTATCAGGGCACAGCTGACTTTAATCAGGCCATAACAaattacacagaagcattagccatttttaaggaagtgggtttcagggccggagaaggaagagcttatggcaatctcggcaacgcttatgacagtcttggtaatttcaagcaagccatagagtaccaccatcaacatcttagtattgcaaaagaggtaggggacagggccggagaaggagcagcctatggcaatctcggcaacgcttatcaaagccttggtaatttcaagcaagccatagagtaccaccatcaacgtcttagtattgcaaaagaggtaggggacagggccggagaaggaaaagcttattgcaatcttggaaacgcttatcaaagtcttggtaatttcaagcaagccatagagtaccaccatcaacatcttagtattgcaaaagaggtaggggacagggccggagaaggaaaagcttattgcaatcttggaaacgcttatcaaagtcttggtaatttcaagcaagccatagagtaccaccatcaagatcttagtattgcaaaagaggtaggggacagggccggagaaggagcagcctatggcaatctcggcaacgcttatgacagtcttggtaatttcaagcaagccatagagtaccaccatcaacatcttagtattgtgaaagaggtaggggacagggccggagaaggaaaagcttattgcaatcttggaaacgcttatcaaagtcttggtaattacaagcaagccatagagtaccaccaacaagatcttagtattgcaaaagaggtaggggacagggccggagaaggagcagcctatggcaatctcggcaacgcttatcaaagtcttggtaatttcaagcaagccatagagtaccaccatcaagatcttagtattgcaaaagaggtaggggacagggccggagaaggagcagcctatggcaatctcggcaacgcttatgacagtcttggtaatttcaagcaagccatagagtaccaacatcaagatcttagtattgcaaaagaggtaggggacagggccgcagaaggagcagcctatggcaatctcggcaacgcttatcaaagtcttggtaatttcaagcaagccattgagtaccaccatcaacatcttagtattgcaaaagaggtaggggacagggccggagagggagcagcctatggcaatctaggcaacgcttatgacagtcttggtaatttcaagcaagccatggagtaccaccatcaacgtcttagtattgcaaaagaggtaggggacagggccggagaaggagaagcttattgcaatcttggaaacgcttatcgaagtctcggtaatttcaagcaagccatagagtaccatcATCAAGATCTTACTATTGCAAAAGAGgcaggggacagggccggagaaggagcagcctatggcaatcttggaAACGCTtttcaaagtcttggtaatttcaagcaagccatagagtaccatcatcaagatcttagtattgcaaaagaggtaggggacagggccggagaaggaaaagcttattgcaatcttggaaacgcttatcacagtcttggtactttcaagcaagccatagagtaccaccatcaagatcttagtattgcaaaagaggtagggaacagggccggagaaggagcagcctatggcaatctcggcaacgcttatcaaagtcttggtaatttcaagcaagccatagagtaccaccatcaatgtcttagtattgtgaaagaggtaggggacagggccggagaaggaagagcttatggcaatctcggcaatgcttatgacagtcttggtaattacAAGCAAGCCATGGAGTACTACCATCAAGCTCTTagtatttgcaaggaaacagaGGACCCAATAGGGCTGGCAGTTGCATGTTATCATATTGGTCTTGTTCATGAATTTTTTGGCTCCTTGAGCAAAGCTCTTAATTATTATCGTCTAAGCATTTATTACTTTGATGAAGTTAGGCGTCTTCTTTGGTCAgaggatgcatggaaaataagctttcgtgacaCAAAGGGGTTTGCGTACGCCGCTCTGTGGACAGCACTCTTGAGgaatggagaggttgatgaagctttgtatgctgctgagcaaggacgagcacaggctttggcagacattttaaagatgcaataCAGCGTTgatgagaaatctacgatgaaGGTAACTATCTCTTTGGTTATGAAAGATCTACCGACACAAACTGTTTTTACAGCACTTGAAGGGAACACGATCAGCTACTGGTTTCTAAGAGATGATATCGGGATAAATTTTAGAcgaaagaaaatcgaaaatggaagTGCCAAGTCTCTGATGAAAAGTACTTTTAAACAGATCAATGCCGGGACCGTTGTACGATGTGAGAATCGTTCGCTTGACAGACAATGCAGTGACTTCTCGAGCAGTAGGGAAGCTGTTGAAGAAACCGTTCAGTCCTTGAGCTTCTCTGTGCACTCTTTGCAACCTTTGCATGATGTCTTAGTCAGTCCTATAGCAGACTTGATCCAGGGTGATGACTTAgtgtttgttcctgatggacacttttgcctggctcctttttctgcaatgagtgactctgtcaggatccgtgCAATTCCCTCACtgactgctttaaaattgatcactaTGGCACCTGACAACTTCCAAAGTAATAATGAAGCACTGCTTGTAGGCGATCCGTGCTTGAGTGAAGTCACTTACGGCACTGGTGAACCCATGTATGGACAGCTGCCGTGTGCGAAAAAAGAGGTGGATGTAattggagaacttctgcagaccgtgcctcttacaggaaaagATGCAACCAAAGCTGAAgtgctgaaaagaatgaagtcagttgccttaatccacattgctgcacatggGGATGATGGatctggagaaattgctttggccccaaatcccgAACGCACATCCCAGCTTCCCgaagaggaagattacatgttattgttgagcgatgttcaagcagttcgccttcaggcaagactggttgtgctcagttgctgtcatagtggccagggagaggtaaaatctgagggcattgtgggaatagccagggctttcctgtgtgctggtgcccggtctgttctggtgtcactctgggcaatcgacGACGAGGCGACCTTCATGTTCATGAAGAGTTTCtaccaacacttggcagatagaaaaagtgcaagtacagctcttcaccatgctatgaaatctcttcaggagacaaagaattattcggccataaaatactgggcgccatttgtgctaattggcgatgatgtcacctttgaaTTTGGGGAGCTGGAAcacgaaaagaatg aaacGATGTGCAAAACGTGA